The following proteins are co-located in the Conyzicola lurida genome:
- a CDS encoding NAD(P)/FAD-dependent oxidoreductase has product MTETTPWDVVIVGGGAAGLSAALILSRARRRVLVLDGGEPRNRFAPHMHGVLSRDGYSPLDLVADGRREVRAADGVVETARVAEIARTADGFALVTDDGALIAARRVVVATGIRDELPDLPGLAEQWGRGVVACPYCDGYESRGGRIGVLLGSPLAAFKVQLVRAYSPDVTVLTAFAGELPADVLEGFAARGIRVDDRPVARVVSDGDALAGVEFADGSVTAFDTLFADPRMVPLDGLLRQLGAEQSETPFGAWTVVDATFQTSVPGLYAVGNIANPAALVPIASAAGVTAATTINASLVAEDVAAAVAATVSA; this is encoded by the coding sequence ATGACAGAGACAACCCCCTGGGACGTGGTGATCGTCGGCGGCGGTGCCGCCGGCCTCAGCGCCGCCCTCATCCTTTCCCGCGCCCGACGCCGAGTCCTCGTGCTGGACGGCGGCGAGCCGCGCAACCGGTTCGCCCCGCACATGCACGGCGTGTTGAGCCGCGACGGCTACTCCCCGCTCGACCTCGTGGCCGACGGGCGCCGCGAGGTGCGTGCCGCCGACGGCGTGGTCGAGACCGCGCGGGTGGCCGAGATCGCCCGCACGGCCGACGGCTTCGCGCTGGTGACCGACGACGGCGCGCTCATCGCCGCACGCCGGGTGGTCGTCGCCACCGGCATCCGTGACGAATTGCCCGACCTCCCGGGACTCGCCGAGCAGTGGGGCCGCGGCGTCGTCGCGTGCCCGTACTGCGACGGCTACGAGTCGCGCGGAGGGCGCATCGGCGTGCTGCTCGGATCGCCGCTGGCCGCGTTCAAGGTGCAGCTCGTACGTGCCTACTCCCCCGATGTCACCGTGCTCACGGCATTCGCCGGAGAGCTGCCGGCCGACGTCCTCGAGGGATTCGCCGCCCGCGGCATCCGCGTCGACGACCGGCCGGTCGCCCGCGTCGTCTCCGACGGAGACGCGCTCGCCGGGGTCGAATTCGCCGACGGCAGCGTGACGGCGTTCGACACGCTCTTCGCCGACCCGCGCATGGTGCCGCTCGACGGCCTGCTGCGCCAGCTCGGCGCCGAGCAGTCGGAGACGCCGTTCGGGGCGTGGACCGTGGTGGACGCGACGTTCCAGACGAGCGTGCCCGGGCTGTACGCGGTCGGCAACATCGCGAACCCGGCGGCACTCGTGCCGATCGCGTCCGCGGCCGGAGTGACGGCGGCGACCACCATCAACGCGTCGCTGGTGGCCGAGGATGTCGCAGCCGCCGTGGCCGCGACGGTGTCCGCGTGA
- a CDS encoding nuclease-related domain-containing protein: MTEVAGVMRQQAMPAVVPEPTVPVHSELTLRTRIPAYSVMDECLRRQAEAAPRGAVARFFGRDPLHPDAVSWYRGTLGELEVARVLARLDPAWVVLHAVPVGSSGADIDHIVIGPGGTFTINTKNHGGKKIWASGNGFMVDGQKQSHIRNSLFEAERASDLLSAGAGFPVAVTPVLVVVRPQSIASTTPAVVVMASTDLFRWLKRRPRMQTAEAIRQIAAAAEQRSTWCTGQPRTPTTEQALAAANAQRFAALRADVDVAHARRQGWSLVGASLFLAVVVGAALALLPFVPAILAAMMAS; encoded by the coding sequence ATGACTGAGGTCGCGGGCGTGATGCGGCAGCAAGCGATGCCGGCGGTCGTGCCGGAGCCGACGGTGCCCGTGCACAGCGAACTCACCCTGCGCACCCGCATCCCCGCATACTCGGTCATGGACGAGTGCCTGCGCCGGCAGGCCGAGGCGGCTCCGCGCGGTGCGGTCGCCCGGTTCTTCGGCCGTGACCCGCTGCATCCCGACGCGGTCAGCTGGTACCGCGGCACCCTCGGCGAGCTCGAGGTCGCCCGCGTCCTGGCCCGCCTCGACCCCGCCTGGGTCGTCCTCCACGCGGTGCCGGTGGGCTCCAGCGGCGCGGACATCGACCACATCGTGATCGGACCGGGCGGCACGTTCACGATCAACACCAAGAATCACGGCGGTAAGAAGATCTGGGCCAGCGGCAACGGGTTCATGGTCGACGGACAGAAGCAGTCCCACATCCGCAACTCGCTCTTCGAGGCCGAGCGCGCCTCGGACCTGCTCAGCGCCGGCGCCGGATTCCCCGTCGCCGTCACGCCCGTACTGGTCGTCGTCCGGCCGCAGTCGATCGCGAGCACCACGCCCGCCGTCGTCGTGATGGCGTCGACCGACCTGTTCCGCTGGCTCAAACGCCGGCCGCGGATGCAGACCGCGGAGGCGATCCGACAGATCGCCGCCGCCGCCGAGCAGCGTTCGACCTGGTGCACGGGCCAGCCGCGCACGCCGACGACCGAACAGGCGCTCGCCGCGGCCAACGCGCAGCGGTTCGCCGCGCTCCGCGCCGACGTCGACGTCGCCCATGCGCGCCGGCAGGGCTGGTCGCTCGTCGGAGCGTCGCTGTTCCTCGCCGTCGTCGTCGGCGCCGCACTCGCGTTGCTGCCCTTCGTTCCCGCCATCCTCGCCGCCATGATGGCGAGCTGA
- a CDS encoding MarP family serine protease, with amino-acid sequence MTESWLLDLLLVILIAAYVVAGYRRGILHSVASIAGILAGAVAAYFAVPLVGSLVPEPMWRIVATVFVAITLVLLGHSVGTRIGSAARSTLKKSPLRVVDRILGAAVNLAASALIASLLALSATALGIPVVSQAIGSSTVLRTIDDVTPDPVEALLAQLRSAVVDGGLPLITEALGGITTSPELPLVETGTPALTAAAASVVRITGNAYECGQNQTGSGFVVATDRVVTNAHVVAGVTEPIVELPGGGALAGQVVYFDPVKDLAVIAVAGMETAPLPLSGLLAPETTGVVDGYPYGGPFTTEPARVLSITTSGVDDIYGGANGSREIYTLAADVREGNSGGPLLTESGSVAGVVFAKSAELENVGYALTMTELEPVAAQAPTLTDTVASGTCISG; translated from the coding sequence GTGACCGAGTCCTGGCTCCTCGACCTGCTCCTCGTGATCCTGATCGCGGCGTACGTCGTCGCCGGCTACCGCCGCGGCATCCTGCACAGCGTCGCGTCGATCGCGGGCATCCTCGCCGGCGCGGTCGCCGCCTACTTCGCCGTCCCGCTCGTCGGCTCTCTCGTGCCCGAGCCGATGTGGCGCATCGTCGCCACCGTCTTCGTCGCCATCACCCTGGTGCTGCTCGGCCACTCGGTCGGGACGCGCATCGGCAGCGCGGCGCGCTCCACGCTGAAGAAATCGCCCCTGCGGGTCGTGGACCGGATCCTCGGCGCGGCGGTCAACCTCGCGGCATCCGCCCTCATCGCCTCTCTCCTCGCGCTCAGCGCGACCGCTCTCGGCATCCCTGTCGTGTCCCAGGCGATCGGTTCGTCCACCGTGCTGCGCACGATCGACGACGTCACCCCCGACCCGGTCGAGGCGCTGCTCGCCCAGCTGCGCTCGGCGGTCGTCGACGGAGGACTGCCGCTCATTACCGAAGCGCTCGGGGGCATCACCACCTCGCCCGAACTCCCCCTCGTCGAGACGGGCACCCCCGCGCTGACCGCCGCGGCCGCGTCCGTGGTCCGCATCACCGGCAACGCCTACGAGTGCGGGCAGAACCAGACGGGCAGCGGCTTCGTCGTCGCGACCGACCGCGTCGTCACGAACGCGCACGTCGTGGCCGGCGTCACCGAGCCGATCGTCGAGCTACCCGGCGGCGGTGCTCTCGCCGGACAGGTGGTCTACTTCGACCCGGTCAAGGACCTCGCGGTGATCGCGGTCGCCGGTATGGAGACCGCGCCGCTGCCTCTCTCCGGGCTGCTCGCCCCCGAGACGACCGGCGTGGTCGACGGCTACCCGTACGGCGGACCGTTCACTACCGAGCCCGCCCGCGTCCTCTCGATCACCACGAGCGGCGTGGACGACATCTATGGCGGGGCGAACGGCAGCCGCGAGATCTACACGCTCGCCGCCGACGTGCGCGAGGGCAACTCCGGCGGCCCCCTCCTCACCGAGAGCGGATCGGTGGCCGGCGTCGTCTTCGCGAAGAGCGCCGAGCTCGAGAATGTGGGCTACGCGCTCACGATGACGGAACTCGAACCCGTCGCCGCGCAGGCTCCGACGCTGACGGATACCGTCGCGTCCGGCACCTGCATCAGCGGCTGA
- a CDS encoding methyltransferase domain-containing protein — translation MTAGLPAGAAAEYWENRYRENGRTWSGRVNAAVAREITGIAPGTALELGCGEGGDALWLAAHGWSVTAVDIAPSALAVGAAAQRPGDDITWVAADLADWQPPASYDLVTSSFLHSTVELPREAILRRAAAAVSPGGQLLVVGHAGAPHWATEHAHDAQDLPTPDEMLASLELAPGEWDVVTASLAERPVTAPDGSASSIVDSVLRLRRRERPVPA, via the coding sequence GTGACCGCCGGCCTGCCCGCCGGCGCTGCCGCGGAGTACTGGGAGAACCGCTACCGGGAGAACGGTCGCACCTGGAGCGGACGCGTCAATGCCGCGGTCGCCCGGGAGATCACCGGGATCGCCCCGGGCACGGCGCTCGAGCTGGGCTGCGGCGAGGGCGGCGACGCACTCTGGCTCGCGGCCCACGGCTGGTCGGTGACGGCGGTGGACATCGCCCCGTCCGCACTCGCCGTCGGAGCCGCGGCACAACGCCCGGGCGACGACATCACCTGGGTCGCCGCCGACCTCGCCGACTGGCAGCCGCCGGCCAGCTACGACCTCGTGACCTCGAGCTTCCTGCACTCCACCGTCGAGCTGCCCCGCGAGGCGATCCTCCGTCGGGCGGCGGCGGCGGTCTCCCCGGGCGGCCAGCTGCTCGTCGTCGGCCACGCGGGCGCGCCGCACTGGGCGACGGAGCACGCCCACGACGCGCAGGACCTGCCGACGCCGGACGAGATGCTCGCGTCGCTGGAACTCGCCCCGGGCGAGTGGGACGTCGTGACCGCGTCGCTCGCCGAGCGGCCCGTCACGGCTCCGGACGGCAGCGCGTCGTCGATCGTCGACAGCGTGCTCAGGCTGCGGCGCCGGGAGCGTCCCGTGCCGGCCTGA
- a CDS encoding dienelactone hydrolase family protein, which produces MGSMIELADNLTAYRAEPVGEVRGGLVLIHEIWGLVAHITDVADRFAAEGYLVLAPDILGPTGVSAEVGDELQRLLFNSDEKTRTEAQPILREKLAPSNAPEYAAWAVGALRSAVDYLDAQPGVDGRIAVTGFCFGGGYSFALAAADPRVRAAVPFYGYPPTAVDTIGCPVLAFYGDEDERLMTSLPALTATMADAGVTFTAQTYEGAGHAFFNDTNGMTYRPDAAADAFARALAFLRTTLSRD; this is translated from the coding sequence ATGGGATCCATGATCGAACTCGCCGACAACCTGACCGCCTACCGCGCCGAACCCGTCGGGGAGGTCCGGGGCGGTCTCGTGCTCATCCACGAGATCTGGGGGCTCGTCGCGCACATCACCGACGTCGCCGACCGATTCGCCGCGGAGGGGTACCTCGTGCTCGCACCCGACATCCTCGGGCCGACGGGGGTGAGCGCCGAGGTCGGCGACGAACTGCAGCGGCTGCTGTTCAACTCCGACGAGAAGACCCGCACCGAGGCCCAGCCGATCCTGCGGGAGAAGCTCGCGCCGTCGAACGCCCCCGAATACGCGGCGTGGGCCGTCGGCGCCCTACGGTCCGCCGTCGACTACCTCGACGCCCAGCCGGGTGTCGACGGACGCATCGCCGTCACCGGTTTCTGCTTCGGCGGCGGGTACAGCTTCGCCCTCGCCGCGGCCGACCCCCGGGTGCGCGCCGCGGTGCCGTTCTACGGATATCCGCCGACCGCCGTCGACACCATCGGCTGCCCCGTGCTCGCCTTCTACGGCGACGAGGACGAGCGGCTGATGACGTCGCTGCCCGCGCTGACCGCGACCATGGCCGATGCCGGCGTGACCTTCACGGCGCAGACCTACGAGGGAGCAGGGCACGCCTTCTTCAACGACACCAACGGCATGACCTACAGGCCGGATGCCGCGGCCGACGCCTTCGCCCGGGCGCTGGCTTTTCTGCGCACGACGCTGTCGCGCGACTGA
- the rpsO gene encoding 30S ribosomal protein S15 has product MPLAPDAKKAIIDEYATHPGDTGSPEVQVAMLTARILDLTEHLKEHKHDHHSRRGLLLLVGQRRRLLGYLSDVNIERYRSLIARLGLRR; this is encoded by the coding sequence ATGCCTTTAGCACCAGATGCCAAGAAAGCAATCATCGACGAGTACGCCACTCACCCAGGTGACACGGGAAGCCCCGAAGTGCAGGTCGCAATGCTGACCGCACGTATTTTGGACCTCACCGAGCACTTGAAAGAGCACAAGCACGACCACCACTCGCGTCGTGGCCTGCTTCTGCTGGTCGGCCAGCGTCGTCGCTTGCTCGGCTACCTCTCCGACGTGAACATCGAGCGTTACCGCTCGCTGATCGCACGTCTCGGACTGCGCCGCTAG
- a CDS encoding fructosamine kinase family protein: protein MPSFSKRDTDAPAGFFEAEAAGLAWLASAPGGARIVGVERVLPDGIDLERVDEVAPTPAAAQTFGAALARTHAAGAAAFGSPPDGADGRPFGGQLYIGRRPLVSARQTGWGQFYARDRVLPFLEIAVRAGTVRAGEERDIRRACARIAEGDFDDTEPPARLHGDLWTGNVLWSADGVVLIDPAAHGGHRETDLAMLALFGCPYLDRIEAGYETAARDVGMPLRDGWRDRVPVHQLHPLAVHAAGHGRSYGLALADAAERTLEL, encoded by the coding sequence ATGCCCAGTTTCAGCAAGCGCGATACGGATGCCCCGGCCGGCTTCTTCGAGGCGGAGGCGGCGGGCCTGGCCTGGCTGGCCTCCGCGCCCGGCGGTGCCCGAATCGTCGGGGTCGAGCGCGTCCTCCCGGACGGAATCGATCTCGAGCGCGTCGACGAGGTCGCGCCGACGCCGGCAGCGGCCCAGACGTTCGGTGCCGCCCTCGCTCGCACCCACGCCGCGGGGGCCGCCGCCTTCGGGTCTCCTCCCGACGGCGCCGACGGCCGGCCGTTCGGCGGGCAGCTGTACATCGGCCGGCGGCCGCTGGTGTCGGCGAGGCAGACCGGGTGGGGGCAGTTCTACGCCCGCGACCGCGTGCTGCCGTTCCTCGAGATCGCCGTGCGGGCGGGCACGGTGCGGGCCGGGGAGGAACGCGACATCCGCCGGGCCTGCGCCCGCATCGCCGAGGGCGACTTCGACGACACCGAGCCGCCCGCCCGTCTGCACGGGGATCTCTGGACCGGCAACGTGCTCTGGTCGGCCGACGGCGTCGTACTGATCGACCCCGCCGCACACGGCGGACACCGCGAGACCGACCTCGCGATGCTCGCGCTCTTCGGCTGCCCGTACCTCGACCGGATCGAAGCCGGGTACGAGACGGCGGCCCGAGACGTCGGGATGCCGCTCCGGGACGGGTGGCGCGACCGGGTGCCGGTGCACCAGCTGCACCCGCTCGCCGTGCACGCCGCCGGGCACGGCCGCTCGTACGGCCTCGCCCTCGCGGATGCCGCGGAGCGGACGCTCGAACTGTAG
- a CDS encoding BTAD domain-containing putative transcriptional regulator, giving the protein MNLVRAAAEEPERQSSGSSANFTPSRALEAVGERWSLLIMREAVFHDVTRFSDFERRVGVESDILAARLHNFVGAGLMTSRPVVWNSRPRDGVQPDDELEYLLTRNGRNLEPVIIALSTWADGWAASPVTELAITDPIAADPETDLSGADLAIAVLVPDTVAPPVDIGSMRATATGRDPEAMRADAIKAISGPDRVLIEISLLGSFDLRVGGASVASLAVGSQRLLAFLALHDRAVARIAMAGAMWPEVSDERAGISLRSALSRLDAATRDAILSAAPGLSLAEAVVVDLREGQALAHRLLRSDEPLRDADVSPAAVSLLSLELLPDWYDDWVLAEAEDWRQLRMSALEAQTVYLTDAGRLAEAAGAARAAMKVEPLRESAHASLIRVHLAEGNQSEALRVYDRYRALLASVLGLEPTPRITSLVESLRKN; this is encoded by the coding sequence ATGAACCTTGTCCGCGCCGCGGCTGAGGAGCCAGAACGTCAGAGTTCCGGCTCGAGCGCGAATTTCACACCGTCACGGGCTCTCGAGGCCGTGGGCGAACGGTGGAGCCTGCTGATCATGCGCGAAGCGGTCTTCCACGACGTGACACGGTTCTCCGACTTCGAGCGGCGAGTGGGTGTCGAGAGCGACATCCTCGCCGCTCGTCTCCACAACTTCGTCGGGGCCGGGCTGATGACCAGCCGGCCCGTCGTCTGGAACAGCCGTCCCCGCGACGGCGTCCAGCCCGACGACGAGCTCGAGTACCTGCTCACCCGCAACGGACGCAACCTCGAACCCGTGATCATCGCGCTGAGCACGTGGGCCGACGGGTGGGCGGCGTCGCCGGTGACGGAACTGGCGATCACCGATCCGATCGCCGCCGATCCGGAGACCGACCTGTCGGGCGCCGACCTTGCCATCGCCGTATTGGTGCCCGACACCGTCGCACCGCCCGTCGACATCGGGTCGATGCGCGCCACGGCGACCGGGCGCGATCCGGAGGCCATGCGGGCCGACGCGATCAAGGCGATCAGTGGCCCCGACCGTGTGCTCATCGAGATCTCCCTTCTCGGAAGCTTCGACCTGCGTGTGGGCGGCGCGAGCGTCGCGTCGCTCGCCGTCGGGTCGCAGCGACTCCTGGCCTTCCTCGCCCTGCACGACCGCGCGGTGGCCCGCATCGCGATGGCCGGCGCCATGTGGCCGGAGGTCTCCGACGAACGGGCCGGAATCAGCCTGCGCTCCGCCCTCTCCCGGCTGGACGCCGCCACCCGCGACGCGATCCTCTCCGCCGCCCCCGGCCTCAGCCTGGCCGAGGCCGTCGTGGTCGACCTGCGCGAAGGCCAGGCCCTGGCGCACAGGTTACTCCGCTCCGACGAGCCACTGCGCGACGCCGACGTCTCCCCCGCCGCCGTCTCCCTGCTTTCGCTCGAACTTCTCCCCGACTGGTACGACGACTGGGTGCTCGCCGAAGCGGAGGACTGGCGCCAGCTGCGCATGAGCGCTCTCGAGGCGCAGACCGTGTACCTCACCGACGCCGGCAGACTGGCCGAGGCCGCCGGCGCGGCGCGGGCCGCGATGAAGGTCGAACCGCTGCGGGAGAGCGCGCACGCGAGCCTCATCCGCGTGCACCTCGCCGAGGGCAACCAGTCAGAGGCGCTGCGCGTCTACGACCGCTACCGCGCGCTGCTCGCCAGCGTGCTCGGCCTCGAGCCGACACCGCGCATCACGTCGCTGGTCGAGAGCCTGCGCAAGAACTGA
- a CDS encoding pyridoxamine 5'-phosphate oxidase family protein: MSTSPITPITDAQSWQLLRHARVGRLATSSSGATRTFTVNFVVDVDSLVFRTAPDWPLLRLAHDSPVTVEIDEALLHDSVSTDSLPGALVPGDNWSVVVTGRAAIITNPFEIALAERLPLDEWTAPVAPVFVRITPSAVTGEHGAATARPPR, encoded by the coding sequence ATGAGCACCTCACCGATAACGCCGATCACCGACGCGCAGTCGTGGCAGCTGCTCCGGCACGCGCGCGTCGGCCGGCTGGCCACGTCGTCGTCGGGGGCCACGCGCACCTTCACCGTCAACTTCGTCGTGGACGTCGACTCCCTGGTCTTCCGCACCGCCCCGGACTGGCCGCTGCTCCGTCTCGCGCACGACAGCCCCGTCACCGTGGAGATCGACGAGGCTCTGCTCCACGACAGTGTGTCGACCGACTCGCTTCCGGGCGCCTTGGTCCCCGGCGACAACTGGAGCGTCGTCGTCACCGGCAGGGCCGCGATCATCACCAACCCGTTCGAGATAGCTCTGGCCGAGCGGCTCCCCCTCGACGAATGGACCGCTCCCGTCGCGCCCGTCTTCGTGCGGATCACGCCGTCGGCCGTGACCGGCGAACACGGCGCTGCGACGGCACGCCCGCCTCGCTAG
- a CDS encoding FUSC family protein, translating into MSIRTDIRSLFELRPSPVRWPIALQAAVAVGIPTVGFSLAGRSDLGLLASTGGFLALYLTGRSRQERAAKLPFVAAGLVASAALGVLASGSLLGSLLAVFVIAAVSATLCLGLAVGPPGALFFVLVGGVATHLAGPTNVGGAGIDGALIIGLLVLGCVVSYAVVLSPLLLPSVRRRDAAVHETRVPMRFVFDGISRVILTRLVLASALAVAVAVPLGLPRAYWVVLTVVVILQNGHTVRLSALRAVHRVLGTFVGLGLFALIALFAPEGLWLAFVLMALQFVTETVIVRNYGLALIFITPLALLISTQGGHVDEIIADRVLDTLVGTAIALVVLIGAVALRRIRPARDAPGAAA; encoded by the coding sequence GTGAGTATCCGCACCGACATCCGCAGCCTGTTCGAATTGCGGCCGAGCCCCGTGCGCTGGCCCATCGCCCTGCAGGCCGCGGTCGCCGTCGGCATCCCGACCGTCGGGTTCTCTTTGGCCGGCCGGTCCGACCTCGGGCTGCTCGCCAGCACCGGCGGATTCCTCGCGCTGTACCTCACCGGCCGCAGCCGGCAGGAGCGCGCCGCGAAACTCCCGTTCGTCGCCGCCGGACTCGTCGCCTCCGCCGCACTCGGTGTGCTCGCCAGCGGGAGTCTGCTCGGCTCGCTCCTGGCCGTCTTCGTCATCGCCGCGGTGAGCGCCACACTCTGCCTCGGATTGGCCGTCGGCCCGCCCGGCGCCCTGTTCTTCGTGCTCGTCGGCGGTGTCGCCACCCACCTCGCCGGTCCCACGAACGTGGGCGGTGCCGGAATCGACGGCGCGCTGATCATCGGGCTGCTGGTGCTCGGCTGCGTCGTCTCCTACGCCGTGGTGCTCAGCCCGCTGCTGCTGCCGTCGGTGCGCCGACGCGACGCCGCGGTGCACGAGACCCGGGTGCCGATGCGTTTCGTGTTCGACGGCATCAGCCGCGTCATCCTGACCCGTCTGGTTCTGGCGAGCGCCCTCGCCGTCGCGGTCGCCGTGCCGCTCGGCCTGCCACGCGCGTACTGGGTCGTGCTCACGGTCGTGGTCATCCTGCAGAACGGGCACACGGTGCGGCTCTCGGCGCTGCGGGCCGTGCACCGCGTGCTCGGCACCTTCGTCGGGCTCGGGCTCTTCGCGCTGATCGCGCTGTTCGCCCCCGAAGGTCTGTGGCTCGCGTTCGTGCTGATGGCGCTGCAGTTCGTGACCGAGACGGTGATCGTCCGCAACTACGGCCTTGCGCTGATCTTCATCACTCCGCTGGCGCTGCTGATCAGCACGCAGGGCGGCCACGTCGACGAGATCATCGCCGACCGCGTGCTCGACACCCTCGTCGGCACCGCCATCGCGCTCGTCGTGCTGATCGGCGCGGTCGCCCTGCGACGGATCAGGCCGGCACGGGACGCTCCCGGCGCCGCAGCCTGA
- a CDS encoding S1C family serine protease — translation MDTTPNDGPLTPVYVVTSTEPVAGVQAARKKRRTMFFVIGGATALALCMGGGGIALGASITAANNADAIAASGTTDTVLPGAYQPTSPFGGDSNTYGGGQSYSGGTGTDSGTGSGTGSPSSSTATESTATAATVDQKLGVVTIVSDLYYSETSQSAGTGIVLTSDGQILTNNHVIEGSTSIEVTVESTGETYQATVVGTDAVDDVAVLQLVDASGLTTATIDEDALAVADAVTSVGNAEGTGDLVAAAGTVTALDQDITVGSESTGTSESLTGLIQIDADVVSGDSGGPLVDAEGEVTGIVTAASSGTADIVGYAIPIDTALSIATRILSGDESGNVSIGAPAFLGVQLATEQTAAGVILGGAIEGTPAASAGLVAGDVITAFDGVAVTTVDELSAAVALHEVGDSATVTYTSADGTSQTVTVTLMAGPAA, via the coding sequence ATGGACACCACCCCGAACGACGGCCCCCTCACCCCCGTCTACGTCGTCACCTCCACCGAGCCCGTGGCCGGCGTCCAGGCGGCGCGGAAGAAGCGCCGCACGATGTTCTTCGTCATCGGCGGAGCCACCGCGCTCGCCCTCTGCATGGGCGGGGGCGGAATCGCGCTCGGCGCGAGCATCACCGCGGCGAACAATGCCGACGCGATCGCGGCGAGCGGGACCACCGACACCGTCCTGCCGGGGGCGTACCAGCCGACGTCGCCCTTCGGCGGCGACAGCAACACCTACGGGGGCGGGCAGTCGTACTCCGGCGGCACGGGGACAGACAGCGGCACGGGATCCGGCACCGGAAGCCCCAGCTCGTCGACGGCGACCGAGTCCACGGCCACGGCAGCGACGGTGGACCAGAAGCTCGGCGTCGTCACCATCGTCTCCGACCTGTACTACAGCGAGACCTCCCAGTCCGCGGGAACCGGCATCGTCCTGACCTCGGACGGGCAGATCCTCACGAACAACCACGTCATCGAGGGATCGACCAGCATCGAGGTCACGGTCGAGTCGACCGGCGAGACCTACCAGGCGACGGTCGTGGGGACCGACGCGGTCGACGACGTGGCCGTGCTGCAGCTCGTCGACGCGAGCGGGCTCACCACAGCGACCATCGACGAGGACGCGCTCGCCGTGGCCGACGCGGTGACCTCGGTCGGCAACGCGGAAGGCACCGGCGACCTCGTGGCGGCCGCGGGCACCGTGACCGCGCTCGACCAGGACATCACCGTGGGCAGCGAGTCCACGGGCACCTCGGAAAGCCTGACCGGTCTCATCCAGATCGACGCCGACGTTGTCTCGGGCGACTCGGGCGGCCCGCTCGTCGACGCCGAAGGCGAGGTGACCGGGATCGTCACGGCGGCATCGTCGGGCACCGCGGATATCGTCGGCTACGCCATCCCGATCGACACTGCCCTGTCGATCGCGACGCGGATCCTGTCCGGCGACGAGTCGGGCAACGTCTCGATCGGCGCGCCGGCCTTCCTCGGCGTGCAGCTCGCGACCGAGCAGACGGCCGCCGGCGTGATCCTGGGCGGCGCGATCGAGGGCACGCCCGCGGCATCCGCCGGACTCGTCGCCGGCGACGTCATCACGGCCTTCGACGGTGTCGCCGTCACCACCGTGGACGAGCTCAGCGCCGCCGTCGCCCTGCACGAGGTGGGCGACTCCGCCACCGTCACCTATACGTCCGCCGACGGCACGTCGCAGACCGTGACCGTGACGCTCATGGCCGGTCCCGCCGCCTGA
- a CDS encoding HdeD family acid-resistance protein: MTTSIGPTGFITVHRGEIVALAVVGIVLGVVALIWPGATLITVAIIFGIYLIASGIFRITAAFLSHDAGTGLRWLTGILGALVLAAGVYCLASPERSLVVLAFVIGFGWIAEGIIDLMAGIQGVVSPRWLAILSGVVSIVAGIVVFTLPTLAVTAFLAFGAVLLIIVSISTLLTLPRKNTVATT, from the coding sequence ATGACCACCAGTATCGGACCGACCGGATTCATCACCGTCCACCGCGGCGAGATCGTCGCCTTGGCGGTCGTCGGCATCGTTCTCGGCGTCGTGGCCCTGATCTGGCCGGGCGCCACGCTGATCACGGTCGCCATCATCTTCGGCATCTATTTGATCGCGTCCGGGATCTTCCGCATCACCGCGGCGTTCCTCTCCCACGACGCGGGCACCGGCCTTCGCTGGCTCACCGGCATCCTCGGAGCGCTCGTGCTGGCCGCCGGCGTCTACTGCCTGGCCAGTCCCGAGCGCTCGCTCGTGGTCCTCGCCTTCGTGATCGGCTTCGGCTGGATCGCCGAGGGCATCATCGACCTGATGGCCGGCATCCAGGGCGTGGTGTCGCCCCGCTGGCTGGCCATCCTCAGCGGCGTCGTCTCGATAGTCGCGGGCATCGTGGTCTTCACGCTCCCGACTCTCGCGGTCACGGCCTTCCTCGCCTTCGGCGCCGTACTGCTGATCATCGTCAGCATCTCGACGCTGCTCACCCTGCCGCGCAAGAACACCGTCGCGACGACGTAA